In Fervidobacterium thailandense, a genomic segment contains:
- the pgeF gene encoding peptidoglycan editing factor PgeF, whose product MNERTLGNYKIFEREGLVGLRSTLLSQFEELFHVFSTRVLTTSELKKELGELDLSFNNPNFCVHFETFAKAFGFEPSRCVFSHQVHGKNVVVVSSKDIGSPYWERKLREVDGLVTNQKDLFLVTTYADCMAIVAYDPVRKVVGVAHSGWRGTLLEIGKELVLKMNEEFGVDPVDLFVTIGPSIGPESFEVGPEVAEEFFLRFGREVVSEKNGKTYVDLWKAVLRTLEGVGVNRVEVSGIDTFKHTELLYSYRKEGTKKRFACVVGII is encoded by the coding sequence ATGAACGAGAGGACGTTGGGGAATTACAAAATCTTTGAGCGTGAAGGACTTGTTGGTTTACGCTCAACGTTGCTGTCACAATTTGAGGAACTGTTTCACGTTTTTTCCACAAGAGTCCTAACTACCTCCGAATTGAAAAAGGAGCTTGGGGAACTTGACTTATCTTTTAACAATCCGAACTTTTGCGTGCACTTTGAGACCTTCGCCAAAGCGTTCGGCTTTGAGCCGAGTAGGTGCGTTTTTTCGCACCAGGTTCACGGCAAAAACGTGGTCGTTGTTTCAAGCAAAGATATCGGCTCACCGTACTGGGAGAGGAAGTTGCGGGAAGTCGATGGGTTGGTGACAAACCAGAAGGATCTGTTTCTTGTGACCACGTACGCGGATTGTATGGCGATTGTTGCTTACGATCCCGTGAGAAAGGTTGTAGGTGTTGCGCACTCCGGTTGGCGTGGTACGCTCCTGGAAATTGGCAAGGAGCTTGTGCTCAAGATGAACGAGGAATTCGGTGTGGATCCTGTGGATTTGTTCGTGACGATCGGACCGTCGATCGGACCGGAAAGTTTCGAAGTGGGGCCGGAGGTTGCGGAGGAGTTCTTCCTGAGGTTCGGTCGAGAGGTGGTGAGTGAGAAGAACGGCAAGACATACGTCGATTTGTGGAAGGCAGTACTCAGGACCTTGGAGGGTGTAGGAGTTAACCGGGTTGAGGTTTCCGGGATAGATACGTTCAAACACACCGAACTTTTGTATTCGTACAGGAAAGAAGGCACGAAAAAGAGGTTTGCTTGTGTGGTGGGAATTATCTAA
- a CDS encoding polysaccharide biosynthesis/export family protein translates to MRKLANGAFLFLLLVLITQTTFAYTVRIGDVIGVDVFNQPAFSRTVTVALDGTISYPYVGTVKAAGLTVEQLRNIIEQGVRKVLKDPVVTVYIVQYAPAYVYVQGAINTTINISTIPNLTLTRLFSHLGINRNADIDFSEVRLIRSGQSRSFNLVDYIYGGSLKEDPQIQEGDIIYLPPLTVPKLITVSGAYTLSTQYEPGMTLRTLLLRLGPLDKTKAVIESSQVFIDGRFINVNLEEVVLGKYDLPLKPGVSVYIPRRDVRYVYVTGFIPSPGMKEFLPEESITLALTLTKAGGIQKSDEKWIRSIRIITPDGRVTEHSKDILANATNIALVSGTTVEVVKHPEFRIYLTGDLQTGIITFDPEEPRTLAGLLSKIGGLKTSDLKWIQSITINGKTVELSKAGQITLSNNDVVEIKKFPEFRVYITGDFANQSVVSFEPDEPKNLQQLLVKIGGLKTDQLKWIESIRLNGQSVDVSKLSAYALNDKDVVEIRKYPEFKVYVTGDFTTQTQVLFEPDEPKTLQQLLVKVGGLKTDQLKWIESLKLNGQPVDMSKLSSYNLKDKDVVEIKKYPEFRVYVTGDFTNQTQVLFEPDEPKTLEQLIVKIGGFKTDQLNWIESIRLNGQKVDLSKLSSYRLKDKDVVEIKKYPEFYVYVQGLVNTKGKILFEPEEKRTLKTLLAKVGFPNEDVENEGTAIINNEISVALREVLYGTKDVPLALGDLVQISYEPFIVNVVGPSAGTVQLSYKEPRTLSYLVKKVGVTDPETVEKVVLVRAGKQIEYDAKQLIFGNIQVPLNRLDTVVIKPALANAVYVTGDVAGYVTFATNELITLQRVIAKVGLSDLRKVERITVEGKEIPKDSDMQIQRGSIVSISLKKPIFVTAMGYIKTTGRVAFDYYETPDLKTLFAKLGGLIINPEGYYSSDRVYIIRDGQVVESFSAFEIYTGTKNAQLKDGDFVYVTESLPKQVYVFGKGMPNGLVRFTVSEEFDLRTLIGKLGGMRDGVSKNISIVDGEKVQTITWNEYVNMKLTTNAIVLFDVDKENFIYIIDANGKPDMFYTDRPVTLYEVLTRTGLNKNYRKIEITSGTQKQTIQLKDLSQSRSYNIKPGDVVRILDTPENFAYVLGEVNRPGIVTLSENTTVLQAIIQAGYFTQKAVPSSVWLYKGGVNGKPVRINLQAAVSGGNIDFNPVVEPGDIVFVPTDMFRTALEWIPIINNLIQFYNNISGLFK, encoded by the coding sequence GTGAGAAAACTTGCAAACGGTGCTTTTTTATTTCTACTACTCGTACTGATCACTCAGACTACTTTTGCCTATACGGTTAGGATCGGTGACGTGATCGGAGTTGACGTTTTTAATCAACCCGCGTTCTCGCGTACTGTCACCGTGGCATTGGACGGAACAATTTCCTATCCGTACGTTGGTACGGTGAAAGCAGCGGGGTTGACTGTAGAGCAACTAAGAAACATCATTGAACAAGGTGTTCGAAAGGTTCTCAAAGATCCGGTTGTAACCGTCTATATAGTCCAATACGCTCCAGCTTACGTTTACGTCCAAGGTGCGATTAACACCACCATCAACATATCAACCATTCCCAACCTTACTCTCACGAGGTTGTTCTCGCATTTAGGGATAAACAGGAATGCGGATATAGATTTTAGCGAAGTACGACTCATTCGTTCTGGACAATCTCGCTCTTTCAACTTAGTTGACTACATTTATGGTGGATCCCTAAAGGAAGATCCACAGATCCAGGAAGGCGATATCATTTATCTGCCCCCTCTTACCGTTCCAAAATTAATAACAGTAAGCGGTGCTTACACGCTCTCGACCCAGTACGAGCCGGGAATGACACTGAGAACGCTACTTTTAAGGCTCGGTCCTCTTGATAAAACGAAAGCGGTAATTGAATCTTCGCAAGTCTTTATTGACGGCCGCTTTATCAACGTGAACTTGGAAGAAGTGGTCCTTGGCAAGTATGACCTTCCGTTGAAACCAGGTGTGAGTGTTTACATCCCTCGAAGAGACGTGAGATACGTTTACGTGACAGGATTTATTCCATCTCCTGGTATGAAGGAATTCTTGCCCGAGGAGAGCATCACTTTGGCACTTACCCTTACCAAAGCTGGCGGAATCCAAAAGAGTGACGAAAAATGGATTAGAAGCATCCGAATAATTACGCCCGATGGGAGGGTAACTGAACATAGCAAAGATATACTTGCCAACGCAACAAACATAGCACTCGTCTCGGGAACAACCGTTGAAGTGGTGAAACACCCGGAATTCAGAATTTACCTTACAGGTGACCTTCAAACGGGAATCATAACCTTCGATCCTGAGGAGCCAAGAACGCTTGCTGGGTTGCTATCAAAGATAGGAGGATTGAAGACGAGTGATCTGAAGTGGATACAGTCGATAACTATCAACGGGAAAACCGTTGAATTGTCAAAAGCTGGCCAGATTACGCTCTCGAACAACGATGTGGTGGAGATAAAAAAGTTTCCCGAGTTTAGAGTATACATCACCGGCGACTTCGCCAATCAGTCTGTCGTTTCTTTCGAACCTGACGAACCCAAAAACTTGCAACAACTTTTAGTCAAGATAGGAGGCCTCAAAACAGACCAGCTTAAGTGGATAGAGAGTATTCGACTCAACGGACAATCCGTTGATGTTTCTAAATTGTCAGCATACGCTCTGAACGACAAAGATGTGGTGGAAATACGAAAATATCCTGAGTTCAAAGTCTACGTGACCGGTGATTTTACAACGCAAACCCAAGTACTATTCGAACCAGACGAACCAAAAACTCTCCAGCAACTGCTTGTAAAGGTTGGAGGGTTGAAAACAGACCAACTAAAGTGGATAGAGAGTTTAAAACTAAACGGGCAGCCCGTGGATATGTCAAAACTTTCAAGCTACAACCTAAAGGATAAGGATGTCGTTGAAATAAAAAAATATCCTGAGTTTCGTGTGTACGTAACAGGTGATTTCACCAACCAGACACAGGTACTTTTCGAACCAGATGAACCAAAAACTCTCGAACAGCTCATCGTGAAAATCGGCGGTTTCAAAACAGACCAGCTTAACTGGATAGAGAGTATTCGACTAAACGGGCAGAAAGTTGACCTTTCTAAGCTCTCAAGTTACAGGCTCAAGGACAAAGACGTCGTTGAGATAAAGAAATATCCGGAGTTTTACGTGTATGTCCAAGGCCTTGTAAATACAAAAGGCAAGATACTATTTGAGCCAGAAGAGAAGCGAACACTCAAAACACTACTTGCGAAAGTTGGATTTCCAAACGAAGATGTTGAGAACGAAGGAACTGCGATAATCAACAACGAAATATCCGTAGCTCTGAGGGAAGTCCTTTACGGAACCAAGGATGTTCCGTTGGCACTTGGTGATCTGGTGCAGATTTCCTACGAACCATTCATCGTCAACGTAGTTGGCCCTTCCGCCGGCACTGTTCAGTTAAGTTACAAAGAACCAAGAACACTTTCATACTTGGTCAAAAAAGTGGGGGTTACCGATCCAGAGACAGTTGAAAAGGTAGTTTTGGTGCGAGCAGGGAAACAAATTGAGTACGATGCGAAACAGCTAATTTTTGGAAATATTCAAGTTCCACTTAACAGACTCGACACGGTAGTTATAAAACCCGCGCTCGCGAATGCCGTTTACGTTACAGGAGATGTTGCCGGTTACGTAACGTTTGCAACGAACGAACTAATAACGCTCCAAAGGGTGATTGCAAAAGTAGGATTAAGCGATTTGAGAAAAGTTGAAAGAATCACTGTTGAAGGCAAAGAGATACCCAAAGACAGTGATATGCAAATCCAGCGTGGGAGTATAGTTAGCATTTCTCTCAAAAAGCCTATATTTGTTACAGCAATGGGTTACATAAAAACTACTGGAAGGGTGGCTTTCGATTATTACGAAACACCAGATTTGAAAACGCTTTTTGCCAAACTCGGCGGATTAATCATAAACCCGGAAGGGTATTATTCTTCAGACAGGGTTTACATAATCCGTGATGGACAAGTGGTCGAAAGCTTCAGTGCGTTTGAGATTTATACTGGAACAAAAAACGCGCAACTCAAAGATGGTGACTTCGTCTACGTAACCGAAAGCTTGCCAAAGCAAGTTTACGTCTTTGGAAAAGGCATGCCAAATGGACTTGTAAGGTTCACAGTGAGCGAGGAATTTGACCTGAGAACCCTAATTGGAAAACTTGGTGGAATGCGCGATGGTGTGAGCAAGAACATTTCCATCGTTGACGGTGAAAAAGTCCAAACGATAACTTGGAACGAATATGTGAACATGAAACTCACAACGAATGCGATCGTACTTTTCGACGTTGACAAAGAAAACTTCATCTACATCATCGACGCAAACGGAAAACCGGACATGTTCTACACCGACAGACCGGTCACACTGTACGAAGTACTGACAAGGACAGGATTGAACAAAAACTATCGCAAAATAGAAATAACATCAGGTACGCAAAAGCAGACAATTCAACTAAAAGACCTCTCCCAATCACGCAGCTACAATATCAAACCTGGGGATGTTGTAAGAATCTTGGATACACCGGAAAACTTTGCATACGTACTCGGCGAGGTAAATCGGCCAGGAATAGTGACACTTAGTGAAAATACTACCGTGCTTCAAGCAATAATCCAGGCTGGATACTTCACACAAAAAGCTGTACCATCGAGCGTCTGGCTGTACAAGGGTGGGGTGAACGGCAAACCGGTGCGAATTAACTTGCAAGCTGCCGTTAGCGGTGGAAACATCGATTTCAACCCAGTTGTGGAGCCTGGAGACATCGTCTTCGTACCAACAGATATGTTCAGAACTGCTCTCGAATGGATACCGATTATAAACAATCTTATCCAGTTCTACAACAATATCAGTGGCTTATTTAAGTAA
- a CDS encoding NAD+ synthase yields MRNIRIALAQINTTVGDIHGNERKIIDYIQRARELGADVVAFPELAITGYPPEDLLLKSYFVQRNLESLERISKHADKDIVAIVGFVDFDDDLYNAAAVLHNGRIVATYRKNYLPNYGVFDEKRYFQVGQECLVLQIRNVNVGITICEDIWYPGGPARLESLIGDAHVLINLSASPYYMGKPAWREKMLAVRANDNQCAIAYVNAIGGQDELVFDGCSLVIDEKGEILARAKQYEEDLLVADVDVEKIARTRLHDNRRRQDKLNVPETELRKVRIAKVEDFPTKPHHGVHTPSTSFKIEPLLPEVAEVYWALVLATRDYIRKNGMNKAVIGLSGGMDSSLVACIAVDALGPENVIGVSMPGPFSSEHSKEDAKLLAENLGIKFLTIPITDAYETYLKLLKPVFGDLPFDITEENLQARIRGTILMALSNKFGWLVLTTGNKSEVATGYSTLYGDTAGGYAVIKDVYKTFVYKLGRYVNEKAGREIIPERVFIKPPSAELRENQTDQDKLPPYEVLDEILKLYIEEEMSIDEIVAHGFDEETVKKVARMVHANEYKRRQMPPGPKVSVRAFGKDRRVPMTNRFDG; encoded by the coding sequence ATGAGAAATATAAGGATAGCCCTGGCACAAATTAACACGACCGTTGGCGACATTCACGGAAACGAACGTAAGATTATCGACTACATCCAGCGAGCGCGTGAGCTGGGAGCAGATGTCGTTGCATTCCCAGAGCTTGCGATTACCGGTTACCCACCCGAAGACTTGCTTTTAAAGAGTTACTTTGTCCAACGGAACCTCGAATCCCTCGAGCGGATAAGTAAGCACGCTGATAAGGACATCGTTGCCATCGTTGGATTTGTCGATTTCGATGACGACCTGTACAACGCCGCGGCTGTTTTACACAACGGACGTATCGTGGCAACGTACCGTAAAAACTACCTTCCGAACTACGGCGTCTTCGACGAAAAAAGATACTTTCAAGTCGGCCAGGAATGTCTCGTGTTGCAAATTCGGAATGTGAACGTGGGCATCACGATCTGTGAAGACATCTGGTATCCCGGTGGTCCGGCAAGACTCGAAAGCCTCATCGGTGATGCGCACGTATTGATTAACCTCTCAGCTTCACCGTATTACATGGGCAAACCTGCCTGGAGAGAAAAAATGCTCGCGGTCAGGGCCAACGATAACCAGTGTGCTATTGCTTACGTAAACGCCATCGGTGGCCAGGACGAACTTGTCTTCGACGGTTGTAGTCTCGTTATCGACGAGAAAGGTGAGATCTTAGCGCGTGCAAAACAGTACGAAGAAGACTTATTGGTTGCTGATGTGGACGTGGAAAAAATTGCACGCACCAGATTGCACGACAATAGGAGAAGACAGGACAAACTCAACGTTCCGGAAACTGAACTTCGAAAAGTCCGGATCGCGAAAGTTGAAGACTTCCCGACCAAACCTCACCACGGGGTCCACACCCCCAGTACCTCGTTCAAGATCGAACCGCTCCTTCCTGAGGTTGCGGAGGTTTACTGGGCACTCGTGCTCGCCACGCGCGACTACATTCGAAAGAACGGTATGAATAAAGCCGTCATCGGGTTAAGTGGCGGAATGGACAGTTCACTCGTTGCGTGCATCGCCGTTGATGCCCTCGGCCCGGAAAACGTCATCGGTGTTTCCATGCCTGGTCCATTCTCATCCGAGCACAGCAAGGAGGACGCAAAACTCCTCGCCGAGAATTTAGGTATAAAATTTCTCACCATCCCTATAACCGACGCTTACGAAACGTACCTGAAGCTTCTAAAACCTGTCTTCGGTGACCTACCATTTGACATTACCGAAGAGAACCTTCAAGCACGCATCCGCGGAACGATACTAATGGCACTATCTAACAAATTCGGCTGGCTCGTGCTCACTACCGGGAACAAGAGCGAAGTCGCAACCGGTTACTCAACGCTGTACGGCGACACCGCGGGTGGTTATGCGGTCATAAAAGATGTTTACAAGACCTTTGTTTACAAACTCGGCCGTTACGTTAACGAAAAAGCTGGGCGAGAGATAATCCCGGAGCGAGTATTCATCAAACCGCCCAGTGCTGAACTGAGGGAAAATCAAACGGACCAGGACAAACTCCCACCGTACGAAGTACTGGACGAGATACTGAAACTCTACATCGAAGAGGAGATGAGCATCGACGAAATCGTAGCACACGGCTTTGACGAAGAAACGGTGAAAAAAGTTGCACGTATGGTTCACGCAAACGAATACAAACGGCGCCAGATGCCCCCCGGTCCAAAAGTTTCGGTACGCGCCTTTGGCAAAGACCGCCGCGTACCGATGACGAACAGGTTTGACGGATAA
- a CDS encoding YkgJ family cysteine cluster protein — translation MMDVKGIEIPEICAKCGGKCCKHYPGGATPEDFGAPDEGIMYNKIVEALKSGRWTIDWEGTGDDKIYFIRPAIKGNEGSTFDHAYEGECTFLTSTGCELNFEQRPEACRMLIPRMNERCDNQGYTRKHVASRWERYQELILNCAVDVEEFEWFG, via the coding sequence ATGATGGATGTAAAAGGAATTGAAATTCCCGAAATTTGTGCAAAGTGTGGTGGAAAATGTTGCAAACACTATCCTGGTGGTGCGACACCGGAGGATTTTGGTGCACCGGATGAAGGTATAATGTATAATAAGATTGTGGAAGCGCTGAAATCTGGTCGATGGACCATCGATTGGGAGGGAACTGGTGACGATAAAATATACTTCATCAGGCCTGCAATAAAAGGAAACGAAGGTAGTACTTTCGATCATGCGTACGAAGGCGAATGTACATTTTTAACATCTACCGGATGCGAACTAAACTTTGAGCAAAGGCCTGAAGCTTGTAGAATGCTTATTCCGAGGATGAACGAACGTTGTGATAACCAGGGATATACGCGAAAACATGTTGCATCCCGATGGGAAAGATACCAAGAATTAATTCTAAACTGTGCTGTGGATGTCGAAGAATTTGAATGGTTTGGATGA
- a CDS encoding efflux RND transporter permease subunit codes for MDSRLGRLLFRYKFTLLAIILFLLSVVAIVKFGKIETRIETFLPGYKPGRPIEEIDNPAVQNFIKMAKKFGDKGSLTLILELPATIDEKRSLEELRRVHEKVAKLPEVDTVISILNYPGAQQYITDEGIDFQSLPEQLYTFLSKDGKYALLVALLKLRGAEVEEDVVRRITNALKGEKLVTISEAHVNNKLFDELRRSMYFYPAAMFVVVFAIFYYQTRSFRATVLSLLIPLVASVYTYAIYFLTGKVLNILTSMIASFLLVIGSAYPLHYYNATFRSQTVRKHIGAPIFFSMLTTAIGFLSFVFVRIPAFREFGLYVSIGLLLIFLLTITVGDELLRLARKRAKGDPRSLGVRFFGKRVSLVILALSVVLVAISPLAISRIKIGLTNTDYFSRDSEVVRAYKLLEEKFNMKDNLYVVLEKKQGYFLPMDNRNIQEIIEKLSENPYVSGVDFPTNVPVTLLVLSLRNQPLLRHYIADGKTLRLSVKITNAGNEHVEELLNYIEKVLANQPYNFYVAGAPLIWKAVNDSILSSQIQSLVLTLVFVFLTVLFAFRSFKEALILIMPVSFATVLNFFYMSLFGMKLEISTAITSSIIIGLAIDYSIHIGYDYIKTKNPELTVQNVGPAILGNALGIVGGFLTMLVGGELALFKRVGLLVALGISTATLLTLMVMPYLLSLPRANEKAGKEVSEYSEGGDI; via the coding sequence TTGGACAGCAGGCTCGGCAGGCTCCTTTTTAGATACAAATTCACACTCCTCGCGATAATTTTGTTTCTGTTGAGCGTTGTTGCCATCGTAAAGTTTGGCAAGATAGAAACGCGCATTGAAACCTTCCTCCCCGGTTACAAACCAGGCCGTCCCATTGAGGAGATCGACAACCCAGCTGTGCAAAATTTCATAAAAATGGCCAAAAAGTTCGGTGACAAAGGCAGTTTAACGCTCATACTCGAACTACCGGCTACCATCGATGAGAAACGTTCACTTGAAGAACTCCGCAGAGTGCACGAAAAAGTTGCTAAATTACCTGAAGTCGACACTGTAATTTCCATCCTCAACTACCCAGGTGCCCAGCAGTACATCACCGATGAAGGAATCGATTTCCAGAGCCTTCCCGAGCAACTTTACACGTTCCTCTCAAAAGACGGAAAGTACGCACTGCTTGTGGCTCTTTTGAAGCTCAGAGGAGCGGAAGTTGAGGAAGATGTGGTACGCAGGATTACCAACGCCTTGAAAGGCGAGAAACTGGTGACCATATCCGAAGCGCACGTCAACAACAAGCTCTTTGACGAGCTCCGTCGCTCAATGTACTTTTATCCTGCTGCTATGTTCGTTGTTGTGTTCGCAATCTTCTACTATCAGACTCGCTCGTTCAGGGCAACGGTACTCAGCCTCCTCATTCCTCTGGTCGCCTCAGTTTACACCTACGCGATTTACTTCCTAACCGGCAAAGTTCTAAACATCCTTACCTCGATGATAGCTTCTTTTTTACTGGTAATTGGTTCGGCCTATCCACTCCATTACTACAACGCAACGTTCAGGTCTCAAACCGTTAGAAAACACATCGGCGCGCCGATATTCTTCTCGATGCTCACCACCGCTATCGGTTTTCTCTCGTTCGTCTTTGTAAGGATACCTGCTTTTAGGGAATTCGGGCTTTACGTTTCGATTGGTCTGCTTCTAATCTTCCTGCTTACCATTACCGTTGGTGATGAGTTACTGAGACTTGCCAGGAAACGGGCAAAGGGTGATCCAAGGAGTTTAGGCGTAAGATTCTTCGGAAAACGCGTATCGTTGGTGATTCTCGCCCTCAGTGTGGTGCTCGTAGCAATCTCACCACTTGCCATATCGAGGATAAAAATAGGCCTGACGAACACGGACTACTTCTCAAGGGATTCCGAAGTTGTGCGAGCTTACAAACTCCTTGAGGAAAAATTCAACATGAAAGACAACCTGTACGTTGTCCTGGAAAAAAAACAAGGCTACTTCTTGCCCATGGATAACAGGAATATCCAGGAAATCATCGAAAAACTCTCTGAAAACCCGTACGTTTCCGGTGTGGATTTTCCAACGAACGTTCCGGTGACCCTTCTCGTACTATCTTTGAGAAACCAACCACTCCTGAGACATTACATCGCCGATGGAAAGACGCTGAGACTCTCGGTGAAAATTACCAACGCCGGAAACGAGCATGTTGAAGAGCTACTCAACTACATTGAGAAAGTACTGGCCAACCAACCCTACAATTTCTACGTGGCCGGTGCACCGCTCATCTGGAAAGCGGTCAACGACAGCATACTATCGAGCCAGATTCAAAGTTTGGTACTTACACTCGTGTTTGTGTTTCTTACCGTACTCTTCGCCTTCAGGAGCTTCAAAGAAGCACTCATCCTCATCATGCCCGTCAGCTTTGCGACGGTACTGAACTTCTTCTACATGAGCCTCTTCGGAATGAAACTTGAAATCTCCACCGCGATCACCTCGAGTATAATCATCGGACTTGCTATAGACTACTCGATCCACATAGGCTACGATTATATAAAAACAAAAAATCCGGAACTCACCGTTCAAAACGTTGGCCCGGCCATACTCGGGAACGCGCTCGGGATTGTCGGTGGTTTTCTGACGATGCTCGTAGGTGGTGAACTTGCTCTGTTCAAACGCGTGGGCCTTTTGGTGGCACTCGGCATATCGACCGCCACACTCCTCACGCTGATGGTGATGCCATACTTGCTCAGCTTGCCGCGAGCGAACGAAAAGGCGGGTAAAGAAGTGAGCGAGTACTCGGAAGGTGGTGACATATGA